In a single window of the Labrus mixtus chromosome 20, fLabMix1.1, whole genome shotgun sequence genome:
- the gjc1 gene encoding gap junction gamma-1 protein, whose translation MSWSFLTRLLEEIHNHSTFVGKLWLTVLIVFRIVLTAVGGESIYYDEQSKFVCNSGQPGCENVCYDAFAPLSHVRFWVFQIILVAMPSLMYMGYAVQKIARIDESKGGAGAAAVRTAGGGGYTHRKPRKICFGARQHRGIEETEEDQEDDPMIYEVPEIEPPKRPRDPLQPTPRPKIRHDGRRRIQDEGLMRVYVLQLVTRTALEAGFLAGQYLLYGFRVKPVFVCSGKPCPHSVDCFVSRPTEKTIFLRIMYGVTVLCLTLNVWEMLHLGIGSICDILRRRRCPPQEDEYQLGLLGTNGGVEGSVGGPGPEAGSEGGVGGDGAADYVGYPFSWNTPSAPPGYNIVVKPEQMPYTDLSNAKMACKQNRANIAQEEQQQFGSNEDNFPTGGEARVALNKDMIQQAHEQLEAAIQAYSQQHRAEEQLGDNQDDKPQSNIIQAQPQPQPQPQKERKHRFKHGKGGSSGGGSSSNSSSSKSGEGKPSVWI comes from the coding sequence ATGAGCTGGAGCTTCCTCACGCGGCTGCTGGAGGAGATCCACAACCACTCCACCTTCGTGGGGAAGCTGTGGCTCACCGTGCTCATCGTCTTCCGCATCGTTCTTACCGCTGTCGGGGGAGAGTCCATCTACTACGATGAACAGAGCAAGTTTGTCTGCAACTCGGGCCAACCTGGCTGCGAGAATGTCTGCTACGACGCCTTTGCCCCGCTATCTCACGTTCGCTTCTGGGTCTTCCAGATTATCCTAGTGGCGATGCCTTCTCTCATGTACATGGGCTACGCTGTCCAAAAGATTGCACGAATAGATGAATCCAAAGGAGGAGCTGGTGCTGCTGCGGTTagaacagcaggaggaggaggctacacacacagaaagcccCGGAAAATCTGCTTTGGAGCTCGGCAGCACCGGGGTATCGAGGAGACTGAGGAGGATCAGGAGGATGATCCCATGATCTATGAGGTGCCAGAGATTGAGCCTCCCAAGAGACCGCGGGATCCACTGCAACCCACACCCAGACCAAAAATCCGGCATGATGGACGCAGGCGCATCCAAGATGAGGGTCTGATGCGGGTCTATGTTTTGCAGTTGGTGACTCGTACAGCGCTAGAAGCTGGCTTCCTTGCAGGCCAGTATTTGCTGTATGGGTTTCGAGTgaagcctgtgtttgtgtgctcggGGAAACCTTGCCCCCACAGCGTTGACTGCTTTGTGTCGCGACCCACAGAGAAGACAATCTTCCTGCGCATTATGTATGGTGTCACTGTCCTCTGTCTCACACTCAATGTTTGGGAGATGCTTCATTTAGGGATCGGTTCCATCTGTGACATTCTTCGCCGTCGGCGCTGCCCTCCTCAGGAGGATGAGTACCAGCTGGGCTTGTTGGGCACTAATGGTGGTGTGGAGGGCTCAGTAGGGGGGCCGGGACCAGAGGCTGGATCTGAGGGAGGTGTTGGAGGAGATGGAGCTGCTGATTACGTGGGATACCCCTTCTCATGGAACACCCCGTCGGCTCCTCCTGGCTACAACATTGTGGTAAAGCCAGAGCAGATGCCCTACACGGACCTAAGCAATGCTAAGATGGCGTGCAAGCAGAACCGCGCAAACATTGCCCAAGAGGAACAGCAACAATTTGGTAGCAATGAGGATAACTTTCCCACTGGAGGGGAGGCCCGGGTGGCTTTGAACAAAGACATGATCCAGCAAGCTCATGAGCAACTGGAGGCGGCCATCCAGGCCTACAGTCAGCAGCATCGAGCAGAGGAGCAGCTCGGGGACAACCAAGATGACAAGCCTCAAAGTAACATTATCCAGGCCCAACCTCAGCCGCAGCCTCAGCCTCAGAAAGAGCGCAAGCATAGATTTAAACATGGGAAAGGAGGCAGCAGCggaggaggaagcagcagcaatagcagcagcagcaagtcAGGAGAGGGAAAGCCCTCTGTATGGATTTAA
- the st8sia6 gene encoding alpha-2,8-sialyltransferase 8E encodes MRGQLKSLFSLVITLLCLGSLLTSVVWYLLDNNVDQRLPAPQKKSAPKTSDLCKGCKNIIKKVMQGYSQAWTKQEDKCKKFRSQLNSNCNGFDKAIITQANTPVGSNLVYDGEKKRSLQVSPEVFSTFTKEHPFSNKTWDTCAVVGNGGILTDSSCGERIDSAQFVMRCNLPPLGNSYEKHVGVKTDLVTANPSILMEKYGSLMKRRRPFVESLQIYGNSLLLLPTFSYRQNTAVCLRATYSIEDFGSPMRPVYFNPEYLQRLTAFWRTQGLRSVRLSTGLIMASIALEVCENVHLYGFWPFSSHPYGLYNIMHHYYDNRESKKRIHSMPAEFELLLRLHSEGVLKLHLGDCQQGKK; translated from the exons ATGAGGGGACAGCTCAAGTCACTCTTCTCTCTGGTGATAACTCTCCTGTGTTTGGGGAGCCTGCTGACCTCTGTCGTCTGGTACTTGCTCGACAA CAATGTGGACCAGCGCTTACCAGCCCCTCAGAAGAAAAGCGCCCCCaagacctctgacctctgcaaAGGCTGCAA gaaTATCATCAAAAAAGTAATGCAGGGTTACTCTCAAGCCTGGACGAAGCAGGAggacaaatgtaaaaaattcaG ATCTCAGCTGAACAGCAACTGCAATGGTTTTGACAAAGCCATCATTACCCAGGCCAACACTCCGGTGGGATCCAACCTCGTTTATGACGGGGAAAAGAAGAGGAGCCTCCAGGTGTCTCCGGAGGTTTTCAGCACTTTTACAAAG GAGCATCctttctcaaataaaacatgggACACGTGTGCTGTTGTCGGGAACGGAGGAATCCTGACTGACAGCAGCTGTGGAGAGAGAATTGATTCAGCTCAGTTTGTCATGAG GTGCAACCTTCCTCCTTTGGGAAATAGTTATGAGAAGCATGTCGGTGTCAAAACGGACCTCGTGACAGCGAACCCAAGCATCCTCATGGAGAA GTATGGGTCTCTGATGAAGCGTCGTCGTCCGTTTGTGGAAAGTCTGCAGATTTACGGCAACTCCCTGCTACTCCTTCCCACCTTCTCCTATCGCCAAAACACTGCTGTATGTCTGCGGGCCACCTACAGTATTGAGGACTTTGGAAGCCCCATGAGGCCCGTCTACTTTAACCCTGAGTACCTCCAAAGACTGACTGCCTTCTGGCGCACACAAGGCTTGCGATCAGTGCGGCTGAGCACCGGGTTAATTATGGCTAGCATAGCTTTGGAGGTCTGCGAAAATGTGCATCTGTATGGGTTCTGGCCCTTCAGTAGTCACCCCTATGGACTCTACAACATAATGCACCACTACTAtgataacagagaaagtaaaaaaagaatccaCTCCATGCCAGCTGAGTTTGAGCTCTTGTTGCGGTTGCACAGTGAGGGGGTTCTCAAGCTTCATCTGGGAGATTGTCAACAAGGAAAAAAGTAA